TGTGGGGGATTCCATCAAGGCTGTGCGGGAGCAGATCCGCCTACAGCGTGAAGCACTCACAAACGGCGAGGCtggcgacgaggaagagctTGAGCTGGCCGGGAACGAAGAGGACGACATCGATGTGTTACAGTCAGAGCTGCAATGCGCTGAGCAACAGGCCTTGGACTCACTGCCAGCGGAGGGCACGGACGCGTTcaacgaggacgacgacgatggtgTTTGTAGCAACGGTGCCGCCGTCATATCCGGCCTCTCGCCTGGCTATGTGCAACACGCCACGGGCGGTGAACGAGTTTGACCGCGAGAGCAAGACTCCCGGCAGCCCCAGTGTTTCGTGATGAGGTTTCGACAAAtaaccccccccctttcaaGGTCACACGTGCAGAAGCCTGTGATGCCTCTGCACGTGTtcgcgtggtgcggcaggcgccacctcgtgcgcCCCCGCCCTtggcctctcttttgctcttccCATTGAACAAAAAAAGCGTCGGTTGTTCTGAGCGCCGATTGCcattctcttttcttttcatttttgcTGAAGTGATTGTCATCACCGGAGCGCCGGTCAGGGGgtagcggggggggggtatgagGCGCTCTGCCAGCACCCCACTTCCGTCTCTGCTGTCTCGTGCTTGAGAGCACACGCATATGGAAACACCCGCCTGCCACGCGCGCATAAAATGGATGAAGcgcgaagagaggaagagccgtTTCAAGAGTTCTGCTGCAACAGTGCATGCCTTGTTCGAGCAGAATCCATTGCCCCTTCGAGTCGGATAGTCCTCCGGCAGATTGCAAGGGCCGTGAGGTGTACACGAGTGCCTGCAGAAGCGGCCCCTTTTGGCGTTCTTTGCCGTCTGAAAGACATAAAAAATAACGgccttttcgtttgtttgtgtgtcttGTACTCATCGCCACCTCTGATGGCGTGGGGACACTTCAGTGCGCAGTACTCAGGATCTCGTACCCCATCATGTGTGGGAAAGCCAGGTGAGCTCCCCTGTACCTGCCACTGCCCAACCACTTTCTGATGGTGACAGGGCCAGGCACCAGCGACGCAGGGGTGTGTAGAGATTtagcgctgctggtgttggcGGCCAGgccctggatggcgttgcgttgAAGCGGCCCgcgacagcgaagacgcTTGTGGTGCCCATATGATAGGCCGAGTGTCCGCGTGGCTCGAACGTATCCCACCCAGTTCCCCATTGCCTACTGGTGTGAGGTCCCTGAGCCCCGtcgagggatgcaccaggtggcgaggaggggtgcaatggaggtggcggtgaggcgacctgcgtagcgtgggtgggtggacaGGGTTCGGggcagaggccgtgctcaGATGGCTGGGTCGGCGAATTGCTGTAGTGCGTGCCgagtgctgcttcgcacgacACGATGGGCCTCTGGAGAGGCCacggtggggtggggagttCGTCGGTTATGTTGTGTGGCAAAATAGACCTCTTGAGAACGCATTCACGATCATTAGTTGTAGTTCCACTGAGCAGATACTCATTGatgcttcctctcctttcgttGCTGCGCCTGTATTGTACAACGTTGTGCTGCCCTACTCCCTTTCACTAGCCCCTCTCTTATTTTTACCGGCATTTTGCATTCTTATTTTGTCTTTTTTcatgctgcgccaccacgcaGTTGAATCCACGCTTTCGCTCTCGTGctccgctcctcttcttgcGTTCTTTCAGAAGAGGGTCGCTGGAGAATCGGCGTAGTGGTGTGCTTGTTGCCTATCGTTCCCCCCATCACTACAACTCAACTCTACTGCAGCCTTTGCGTCAAGACGCCCTGCCCTTCGTTGTGCCTCctcagcccccctccctttgaCGATCTCAACCtgaacacacccacaaaaaAGATCAAAGGAACGCCAAGTTAGAACGAAAATGGCCGAGGAGGCTCGCACAGTGCGGCATTACGTGAGTGACTGTCTCGAGATGCGGTACCCCTATGATGCCAGCAAAGGCTTTGCTGGCATCCGCCAGCGCGAGGCGGGCCGCGTATTCAATGGCTACGGCCCCTCCGCTGTCGACGACATGATGAATAGCTTGATGGATCCCTCCGTGTCTACGGAAGAAAGGACGCGGGCGGCGCATCTGCTGTACGCCCGCTCCGCGTCGCAGGAGACGAAGATAGAGATGCTGAAAAAAGGACTCGTGCCAATGCTTGtagcgacgctgcagcgctgccccgACCACCTCCTGAAGCATCAATGCCTTCTGCTACTGCGCTCTCTGGGGGTCCTCCCACAGGGATGCTTCGCGCTCGTTCGGGAGGGCGCCATCTCGATGGTCGCGGCTGAGCTGCGCACCGACTCACCATCCGTGGCGTCGTTGGAGGCAGCTCAAGCCTGCTACGTTGCCGCCGCACACGTCCTTTACCAGGTGAGCAGCAACATGTCTGGGCTGCGGTGGATGCTGGGGTTGTCCCACGACCCAGCATTCGAAGGGATTGAGGCTGCGTTGGTCGAGGAGTTGCTGTCCCCGGAGGCGCTGGTTTCTTTCATAGCCGGCGGCCTTGCGAGCGAAGCAATGCCTGCCACGGCCACAGTGTACCTCGTTCAGACCCTCGCACGCTTGACTAGCCTCGAGCGCGGCGTGGAAGCATTCCTTGCCGTTCCTGGTGCAGTCGATATCTTGGTCGAGTACCTCAGACGCCTTCCTAACCTTCCCACGCAGGACACCGAGCTTTGCTCGGTGACGCTGGAGGCGATGTGGAACACGAGTCTCGGACCCGTCGGCAGAGCAGCCATGGAGGAGCGCGGCGTACCGGATATCCTTTTTGAACTCCTCGCGACTACCAGCGGGATCGTCGCTCaggtgcctgtgtgcgtgcagcgGCAGTTGACTGGGGCACTCTCTGCTGTTTCTCAGCTTACGTCTGTAAAACAACGCAGCACGCAGGCTGTGTCGTCGGCGGAGGCTCGCATCCGCATTGTCGTCTTAGTCGACTATGTCCGTGAGTGGAACACGCTTATTGCGACGCAGTACACCAATACAGCCAAACCGGTCc
This Leishmania panamensis strain MHOM/PA/94/PSC-1 chromosome 29 sequence DNA region includes the following protein-coding sequences:
- a CDS encoding hypothetical protein (TriTrypDB/GeneDB-style sysID: LpmP.29.2650), with the protein product MRYPYDASKGFAGIRQREAGRVFNGYGPSAVDDMMNSLMDPSVSTEERTRAAHLLYARSASQETKIEMLKKGLVPMLVATLQRCPDHLLKHQCLLLLRSLGVLPQGCFALVREGAISMVAAELRTDSPSVASLEAAQACYVAAAHVLYQVSSNMSGLRWMLGLSHDPAFEGIEAALVEELLSPEALVSFIAGGLASEAMPATATVYLVQTLARLTSLERGVEAFLAVPGAVDILVEYLRRLPNLPTQDTELCSVTLEAMWNTSLGPVGRAAMEERGVPDILFELLATTSGIVAQVPVCVQRQLTGALSAVSQLTSVKQRSTQAVSSAEARIRIVVLVDYVREWNTLIATQYTNTAKPVPSAAAAVVTNVVQCIRLASELKPVRDLTYAILDAMEQEGTSEAFYFRRQLYFHTRWEAEFRASVEV